The Litchfieldia alkalitelluris genome has a window encoding:
- a CDS encoding DUF84 family protein, whose product MNISIGTKNPTKVNAIKSAFAEIGTNFNAYDVSSGVSPQPFSDEETIQGAINRAHNALEMGQTEIGIGLEGGVVETKFGLFLCNWGALIDEANSPIIAGGARILLPQEFTAKLKSGMELAEVMDEFTSQHDIRKKEGAIGIFTDGRINRTDMFAHVSTLLMGQYMYKKK is encoded by the coding sequence ATGAACATTTCAATTGGAACCAAAAACCCGACAAAAGTTAATGCTATTAAAAGTGCTTTTGCAGAAATAGGGACAAATTTTAATGCCTATGATGTTTCTTCAGGGGTGTCTCCACAACCCTTTTCAGACGAAGAAACCATTCAAGGTGCAATTAATCGGGCACACAACGCATTAGAGATGGGACAAACCGAAATTGGTATTGGACTTGAAGGTGGTGTCGTAGAAACTAAATTTGGCTTGTTCCTATGTAATTGGGGAGCCTTAATTGACGAAGCTAATTCACCGATTATAGCAGGAGGAGCACGAATTCTTCTTCCTCAAGAATTTACAGCCAAGCTTAAGTCAGGAATGGAACTGGCAGAAGTGATGGATGAGTTTACTTCTCAGCATGATATTCGAAAGAAAGAAGGAGCAATTGGAATATTTACAGATGGCCGTATTAACCGTACTGATATGTTTGCTCATGTTTCGACTTTGTTAATGGGGCAGTATATGTATAAGAAGAAGTAA
- a CDS encoding YtoQ family protein has protein sequence MNLTIYLAGEIHSNWREEVKVLSNNLSLPVTFVGPMEDHDRSDNIGEEILGTMPNPIFKDSAASDMNNFRTKVLLNKADIVIALFGEKYKQWNTAMDASTAIALDKPLIIIRPEKLHHPLKELSNKANVTVETIEQAVHVLSYVFE, from the coding sequence ATGAATCTAACTATTTATCTAGCTGGAGAAATTCATTCAAACTGGCGTGAGGAAGTAAAGGTACTTTCAAATAATTTATCCCTGCCCGTAACATTTGTTGGGCCTATGGAGGATCATGACCGCTCTGATAACATCGGTGAAGAAATTCTAGGGACTATGCCCAATCCCATATTTAAAGATTCGGCAGCCTCTGATATGAATAACTTCCGTACAAAAGTATTGCTTAACAAGGCAGACATTGTTATTGCTTTATTTGGGGAAAAGTACAAGCAATGGAACACCGCAATGGATGCAAGCACAGCTATAGCTTTAGACAAACCCCTTATTATCATAAGACCTGAGAAATTACATCACCCTTTAAAGGAGTTATCAAATAAAGCGAATGTTACTGTTGAAACAATAGAACAAGCAGTACACGTATTATCATACGTATTTGAATAA
- a CDS encoding PTS transporter subunit IIC, producing MRSFLSRKGITLSPKVYFIEALSFMALGLFSSLIIGLIIKTVGEQLNNIFGTEMTFLIDMGSLAMGLLGPAIGAAVAYGLKAPPLVLFSAIISGAAGAQLGGPAGSYIAALISTEIGKAVSKETKVDIIVTPFVTIFVGFLTATTIGPSINFVMQSFGELIMWSTEQRPFVMGILVAVLMGWALTAPISSAAIALMLDLHGIAAGAATIGCAAQMIGFATSSYRENGIGGFIAQGVGTSMLQVANIIKNPLIIIPPTVAGIILAPFSTVVFELTNIAAGAGMGTSGFVGQIMTFTSNGFSMDILWKVLLLHIIGPAVISLLLSEWMRKKGWIKLGDMKIETGG from the coding sequence TTGCGTTCTTTTTTAAGTAGAAAAGGGATTACTTTATCCCCAAAGGTTTATTTTATCGAAGCTTTAAGTTTTATGGCATTAGGTCTATTTTCGTCCTTAATTATTGGTTTAATTATTAAAACCGTAGGAGAGCAGCTAAACAATATCTTTGGAACTGAAATGACGTTCTTAATTGATATGGGGAGCCTTGCAATGGGGTTGCTTGGCCCAGCAATTGGGGCTGCCGTTGCGTATGGTTTGAAAGCTCCTCCACTTGTTTTGTTTTCTGCGATTATTAGTGGAGCAGCTGGCGCTCAATTAGGAGGACCTGCAGGAAGCTATATTGCTGCTCTTATTTCAACAGAAATAGGTAAAGCGGTTAGTAAGGAAACAAAGGTTGACATTATTGTCACTCCTTTTGTTACCATTTTTGTTGGTTTTTTAACTGCTACGACAATTGGTCCATCTATCAACTTTGTCATGCAAAGTTTTGGAGAGCTAATTATGTGGTCTACTGAACAACGTCCTTTTGTAATGGGGATCCTTGTTGCTGTATTAATGGGATGGGCTCTAACAGCCCCTATTTCAAGTGCTGCGATTGCACTAATGTTAGATTTACACGGTATTGCAGCCGGAGCAGCGACAATCGGATGTGCCGCACAGATGATTGGCTTTGCTACTAGTAGTTATCGTGAAAATGGGATAGGCGGCTTTATTGCCCAAGGTGTTGGTACTTCAATGCTCCAAGTTGCAAACATAATTAAGAATCCATTAATTATCATCCCGCCAACTGTTGCGGGGATTATCCTAGCCCCGTTTAGTACAGTAGTCTTTGAACTGACGAATATTGCAGCTGGAGCTGGTATGGGGACAAGTGGATTTGTAGGGCAAATTATGACCTTCACCAGTAACGGCTTTTCGATGGATATTCTTTGGAAAGTCCTTTTGTTGCATATTATTGGCCCTGCAGTGATAAGTTTGTTATTATCCGA